One genomic region from Streptomyces sp. NBC_01304 encodes:
- the dndA gene encoding cysteine desulfurase DndA — protein MAEVVLHWMTEDFGNAGSRTHDYGTRAKRAVQQARDYLASTVGAEPDELIFTSGATESNNIALLGLAPHGEQSGRRHIITSAIEHKAVIEPLEHLQSRGFEVDFIKPGVSGRVSVEAVMERLRPDTLLVSLMHVNNETGVVQPVAELAGLLRETPTYLHVDAAQGYGKVPEDLTAPIDMISISGHKIGAPKGVGMLVTRRRSSGRLPLQPIMFGGGQERKLRPGTLPVPLIMGLAEAAKIFQKEHRKWSKDAADLRSRLLAALAKTRFQINGDQDHTVPHILNLSFDGVDAEALIVQLNHHVAVATGSACTSASYTPSHVLTAMGLPEDAAENGLRMSWFPSQAADLDVEELANLIATLQPDSV, from the coding sequence GTGGCCGAAGTGGTGCTGCACTGGATGACCGAGGACTTCGGGAACGCCGGGTCACGGACGCACGACTACGGGACCCGAGCGAAGCGTGCAGTGCAGCAAGCGCGCGACTATCTCGCCAGCACTGTCGGCGCCGAACCGGACGAGTTGATCTTTACCAGTGGCGCCACTGAGAGCAACAACATCGCGTTGCTGGGTCTTGCACCCCACGGCGAGCAGAGTGGTCGGCGTCACATCATCACGTCGGCGATCGAGCACAAGGCGGTGATCGAGCCCCTGGAGCACCTGCAGTCACGTGGCTTCGAAGTCGACTTCATCAAGCCTGGCGTATCAGGCAGGGTCTCGGTCGAGGCAGTGATGGAGCGGCTACGCCCTGACACGCTCCTCGTCTCTCTGATGCACGTGAACAACGAGACGGGTGTCGTCCAGCCAGTGGCCGAGCTCGCTGGGCTGCTGCGTGAGACCCCGACATACCTGCATGTGGATGCCGCACAGGGATACGGGAAGGTACCTGAGGACCTGACCGCTCCGATCGACATGATCAGCATCAGTGGTCACAAGATCGGCGCACCGAAGGGCGTCGGGATGCTGGTCACCCGCCGTCGGAGCTCAGGCAGGCTGCCACTGCAGCCGATCATGTTCGGTGGCGGTCAGGAGCGGAAGCTACGCCCCGGAACACTGCCTGTACCGCTGATCATGGGACTGGCCGAGGCCGCGAAGATCTTCCAGAAGGAACACAGAAAGTGGAGCAAGGACGCAGCGGATCTCCGCTCCCGGCTCCTGGCTGCCCTCGCTAAGACCCGATTCCAGATCAATGGCGATCAGGACCACACTGTCCCCCACATCCTGAACCTGTCCTTTGACGGCGTTGATGCCGAGGCACTCATTGTCCAGTTGAACCACCACGTAGCCGTCGCTACGGGCTCCGCGTGCACGAGCGCCTCGTACACCCCCAGCCACGTACTGACCGCCATGGGTCTGCCCGAAGACGCGGCAGAGAACGGGCTCCGCATGTCCTGGTTCCCGAGCCAAGCAGCTGACCTGGATGTCGAGGAGCTGGCGAACCTGATCGCGACATTGCAGCCGGATTCGGTCTGA